One Cinclus cinclus chromosome 24, bCinCin1.1, whole genome shotgun sequence genomic window, ttcagtaaagtcaggctcttgaatattactctttggttcaaaaattcagaagtatgtaaagcacaattttcaagcttttgaaaaatagcaaggaaaagaaaaggaaaaaaataagtttattgaagaatttcttaagtatgtggaagaaattcccttccaaaatgttaacatagcttctaacactccctcttagagctaaaaatctccactcttctccctccttcctccccaatagctgaagtagatctggaaatcgattttcctgaacaagaatttagagtgaaaaattccaccacaaacacctggaacaacccaaatcttctatttcatttccacactaacttaggtttgctccattttttccttcagggctcctttcacctccttattcctcaaactgcaaatgatgggattcaataaaggagtcaccagagaataagaaagggagaggaatttatccacagatgcacagtagctgtattttggccgcaggtacatggagcctgcagcgccataaaaaacagtcacaaccaggagctgtgaggagcaagtggaaaacgccttctcctggctctcagctgatgccATGTGAAGAAATGTGGAAACGATACCAATATAGGAATAAATGACCAGtgagaaaggactcagaatagcaaagacagccaccacaatgacctggatttcacttgggagagtgttgccacagagcaggtccaggagaggctgaatctcacagaagaagtggtcaatggcacaaccacacaagggtgagctgaaggtgatgagggtgtgaactaagcccacagcagttccacagatgtaagctccaacaaccaggcttctgcagaccctgctgctcatgatCATTGTGTAATGCAAGGgggagcaaactgcaaaataaccatcaagggacatggcggccaagagaaaacactcagcaactccaaagaaaaggaaggaaaacatctgcattgcacatcttgtcttggaaatactcactgttcccaccatcaggttctcgagaatacttgggataatgactgacaaatagcagatatcccaacaggacagctgaatgaggaagaaatacatcggGGTGTGAAGGCGATTATCACTGTTTGTTATCAAAGCTATCACTGTGTTCGCCATCAAGGTGAGA contains:
- the LOC134053204 gene encoding olfactory receptor 10C1-like; the encoded protein is MILGNLSGLSEFRLLGFSGTSPLHPLLFVVLLSLHILTLMANTVIALITNSDNRLHTPMYFFLIQLSCWDICYLSVIIPSILENLMVGTVSISKTRCAMQMFSFLFFGVAECFLLAAMSLDGYFAVCSPLHYTMIMSSRVCRSLVVGAYICGTAVGLVHTLITFSSPLCGCAIDHFFCEIQPLLDLLCGNTLPSEIQVIVVAVFAILSPFSLVIYSYIGIVSTFLHMASAESQEKAFSTCSSQLLVVTVFYGAAGSMYLRPKYSYCASVDKFLSLSYSLVTPLLNPIICSLRNKEVKGALKEKM